From a single Bacillus pseudomycoides DSM 12442 genomic region:
- the spoIIID gene encoding sporulation transcriptional regulator SpoIIID — protein MHDYIKERTIKIGKYIVETRKTVRVIAKEFGVSKSTVHKDLTERLPEINPELANEVKEILDYHKSIRHLRGGEATKQKYRKEDTERIVQQ, from the coding sequence GTGCACGATTACATCAAAGAGAGAACTATCAAGATTGGCAAGTATATCGTGGAGACAAGAAAAACAGTTCGTGTGATTGCAAAAGAATTTGGGGTATCAAAGAGTACAGTCCATAAAGATTTAACAGAACGTTTACCAGAGATTAATCCAGAGCTCGCAAATGAAGTGAAAGAAATTCTTGATTATCATAAGTCGATTCGCCACCTAAGAGGCGGGGAAGCGACGAAGCAGAAGTACCGAAAAGAAGATACAGAAAGAATCGTGCAGCAATAA